In one window of Burkholderia cenocepacia DNA:
- a CDS encoding patatin-like phospholipase family protein, whose translation MSSPRLSRRHFTIACASASLAACTSFGDKSRPGTALPQEKPVKIGIALGGGAARGFSHIGVLKALEARGIPIEIVAGTSAGSVVGALYASGMNALQINKIALDMDQASISDWALPFRSRGLLQGVALQNFLNKTLNNRPIEKMAKPLGIVATDLQSGQPILFQQGNTGLAVRASCSVPSVFEPVKIGNREYVDGGLVSPVPASFARKMGASFVIAVDISARPDGAATNNPIEMLLQTFTIMGQTIKTYELDKYADVVIRPNLAAMGGSDFNQRNAAILAGEEAVARVMPELQRKLAAARGVTAAA comes from the coding sequence ATGTCGTCCCCTCGCCTGTCGCGCCGTCACTTCACGATCGCGTGCGCGTCCGCCAGCCTCGCCGCCTGTACGTCCTTCGGCGACAAGTCCCGCCCCGGCACGGCCCTGCCGCAGGAGAAGCCCGTCAAGATCGGCATCGCGCTCGGCGGCGGCGCCGCGCGCGGGTTCTCGCACATCGGCGTGCTGAAGGCGCTCGAGGCGCGCGGCATTCCGATCGAGATCGTCGCCGGAACGAGCGCGGGCTCGGTGGTCGGCGCGCTCTACGCGTCAGGCATGAACGCGCTGCAGATCAACAAGATCGCCCTCGACATGGACCAGGCATCGATCAGCGACTGGGCGCTGCCGTTTCGCTCGCGCGGCCTGCTGCAAGGCGTCGCGCTGCAAAACTTCCTGAACAAGACGCTCAACAACCGGCCGATCGAGAAGATGGCGAAGCCGCTCGGCATCGTCGCGACGGACCTGCAAAGCGGCCAGCCGATCCTGTTCCAGCAAGGCAACACGGGGCTCGCGGTGCGCGCGTCGTGCAGCGTGCCGTCGGTGTTCGAGCCGGTGAAGATCGGCAATCGCGAATATGTGGACGGCGGGCTGGTGAGCCCGGTGCCGGCGTCGTTCGCGCGCAAGATGGGCGCGAGCTTCGTGATCGCGGTCGACATCTCGGCCCGGCCGGACGGCGCGGCGACCAACAACCCGATCGAGATGCTGCTGCAGACCTTCACGATCATGGGCCAGACGATCAAGACCTACGAGCTCGACAAGTATGCGGACGTCGTGATTCGCCCGAACCTGGCGGCGATGGGCGGCAGCGACTTCAACCAGCGCAACGCGGCGATCCTCGCGGGCGAGGAAGCGGTCGCGCGCGTCATGCCGGAACTGCAGCGCAAGCTCGCGGCGGCGCGGGGCGTGACTGCCGCCGCGTAG